In Oncorhynchus clarkii lewisi isolate Uvic-CL-2024 chromosome 2, UVic_Ocla_1.0, whole genome shotgun sequence, one DNA window encodes the following:
- the LOC139376022 gene encoding nicotinamide phosphoribosyltransferase-like has product MEHGDFNFLLATDSYKVTHYKQYPPNTTKVYSYFECRAKKTESTKIQKVKYDKTVFYGLQYILHKYLKGKVVTPQKITEAKEVYREHFQDDVFNEKGWEYILEKYDGHLPIEIKAVPEGSVIPRGNVLFTVESTDPECYWLTNWVETILVQIWYPITVATNSREQKKILARYLLETSGNQDKLEYKLHDFGYRGVSSQETAGIGASAHLVNFKGTDTVAGICVIKKYYGTKDPVPGFSVPAAEHSTITAWGKDHEKDAFEHIVRQFPNVPVSIVSDSYDIYNACEKIWGEDLRSLIESRSADAPLVIRPDSGDPLDTVLKVLEILGRKFCTTENSKGYKVLPPYIRVIQGDGVDINTLQEIVAGMKKHRWSIENVGFGSGGALLQKLTRDLLSCCFKCSFVVTNGLGLNVFKDPVADPNKRSKKGRLSLHRTPTGDFVTLEEGKGSLEENGPDLLHTVFRNGVILKTYTFDEVRDNAKIRDCDLEESVD; this is encoded by the exons ATGGAGCACGGAGACTTCAATTTCCTGCTGGCTACAGATTCATACAAG GTCACACATTACAAGCAGTACCCTCCCAACACCACCAAGGTTTACTCCTACTTCGAGTGTCGGGCAAAGAAAACTGAATCCACTAAGATTCAGAAAGTGAAATATGATAAAACTGTATTTTATGGACTTCAGTATATCCTTCATAAGTATCTGAAAG GGAAAGTGGTGACTCCACAGAAGATCACAGAAGCAAAGGAAGTTTACCGTGAACACTTTCAGGATGATGTGTTCAACGAAAAGGGCTGGGAGTACATACTGGAG AAGTATGACGGCCACCTGCCCATTGAAATCAAGGCTGTTCCCGAGGGTAGTGTGATCCCCAGAGGTAATGTCCTCTTCACCGTGGAGAGTACTGACCCAGAATGCTACTGGCTCACCAACTGGGTAGAG ACAATCCTGGTGCAGATCTGGTACCCCATCACAGTAGCTACTAACTCCAGAGAGCAGAAGAAGATCCTAGCCAGGTATCTACTGGAGACATCAGGGAACCAGGACAAACTGGAGTATAAGCTGCATGACTTTGGCTACAGGGGAGTCTCATCTCAAGAG ACTGCTGGCATCGGAGCATCTGCCCACCTGGTGAACTTTAAAGGCACAGACACGGTGGCTGGTATCTGTGTCATTAAGAAGTACTACGGCACCAAAGACCCTGTGCCCGGCTTCTCTGTGCCAGCCGCAGAGCACag CACCATCACCGCCTGGGGTAAGGACCACGAGAAAGATGCCTTTGAGCACATTGTGAGGCAGTTCCCCAACGTGCCCGTGTCCATCGTCAGCGACAGCTACGATATCTACAACGCCTGTGAGAAGATATGGGGAGAGGACCTCAGGAGCCTCATCGAGTCCCGCAGCGCTGACGCACCCTTGGTCATCAGGCCAGACTCAGGAgacccattagatactgtcctcAAG GTGTTGGAGATTTTAGGGAGGAAGTTCTGCACCACAGAGAACAGCAAAGGATACAAGGTGCTACCCCCTTACATCCGAGTCATCCAGGGCGATGGTGTGGACATCAACACTCTGCAGGAG ATCGTGGCGGGGATGAAGAAACACAGGTGGAGTATAGAGAACGTGGGCTTTGGGTCGGGCGGTGCTCTACTCCAAAAACTGACCCGGGACCTGCTCAGCTGCTGCTTCAAGTGTAGCTTTGTGGTGACCAACGGACTGGGG CTGAATGTGTTCAAGGACCCTGTTGCTGACCCTAACAAAAGATCAAAGAAGGGTCGTCTGTCGCTCCACAGAACACCAACAGGAGACTTTGTGACACTGGAAGAAGGGAAGGGGAGCCTGGAGGAAAACGGTCCA GATCTGCTTCACACCGTTTTCAGAAACGGAGTGATACTGAAGACATATACATTCGATGAGGTCAGAGACAACGCTAAGATCAGGGACTGtgatctggaagagtctgtagACTGA